The DNA segment ATGACATATGCTCACGGGGTACACCATTAGGTTCAAGTCGTATCGTTTTAAATTGAATGTTTGCTTTAGAGAATTCTTCAATGTCGTCTAATTTAGTTCCTTTAATTCCAAGTAATGCACTTATAAAATTAGGAACGAAACTTTTTGAATTATTGATTGAGATTCCATTTTCATATGCAATTTGAGTAAGGGGTTTACCGATATAAGGTAGAAATCTATCGTGAAGAATTTCTTCTAGAGTTTTACTTTGTAGTTCTTGGCTATTAGTAATTGAGACCATGTCTTTATTAGATAGAATTTGTCTGGCCACGCCAGACATAAAACTAGCCTTTAAACTATAAGCTCTTTGCATGGCATAAATAGGACTAAATGGTTGAGTTCTTAATGAATCTTTGTTTTTCCCTTTTGTACATGCGCCTAAATAAATGGTATCGGCCTCAGAAAGATTATGTGCTTTACCAGCTTTAATTTTACTGGTTATGAATAACCAATCGTTCTTAATAATTTGTAGATCCTCCTCGCTAAAAGTTAAAAGGTGACTTTTTAGCACTTGATATTCAGAACGGTGAACTTCAGGAATCCATTGATAGAACATGAGTAAAATCTTTTGGTTCTTTGTCCAAAAACTTGATGTCTCAAATGTAGTTAATACTTCTTTCTGGTAGTTGATAATATTTAAGACTAATCGTTCTTTAGCTGAAATCGTTTTATTCTTGTTAAGCTTCAACGGAGTAACTTTTAGCTCAATGCCTAATTCAGCAAAGTCCGCTTCAGACTTAGAATTCACTTCATAACCAAAGAAACTTTCTTCGATGATTTGTCCTAGATGACCTTTCGATTTCTCGTTTTCAACACGACCTGTTCTATCAATCTCACCGAAAGTTTTTCCTTCAGCTTCTTTTGCTTTATAAAGCAACTCCGCTTCCGTTTTATACAACATATGTATCACTCACTTCTTGGATAGTAATTGTATAAATTTTACCATAAATAGAAAAAAGCCGATACATAAAGTATCAGCTTTGCAATGCCAGTTTTAATTGAACATCGGTAAGAATATTTGTTTTTTCAATTTCTTCAATTCGTAAGCCTAGTCTCTCTATTAATCCAACTACCAAGGCATTACCCATACAAAAATATCTCATACGGTCTGACATTGAGCTCGTCCAATTATCGTCGAATCCATTAAGACGTTCGCATTCTAGAGGTGTTAAGAAACGTTTTCGACCATTCACTTCAATAATGTGAGTGCTTCGATTTGTAGAACCTTCACTTGTTAGCATCGTTCTACCGGGTTTGTCCAAATCGTCTACAGGTGACATTCCACCTTCGGAAAATTGATAGACATGTCCATCGGCCGTTTTCCGTTCAATTTTCTTTGGTCCACGAAGATATGAAAATTTCTCACTTGTCGCTTCGGATAAGTAGAATTTTTCATCCACTTCAGTTTCAGCGATAAGAATATTACGCAAAGTTACTGGCTTTTCTTCTTTTGGGATGACTTGTGTGGTGAAAACTTGCCCTTCCTTCATATAGCCGGCAGTATGAAATCCAAATGAGAAATTATCTGATAGGGATACTATATCATTCGGTAAGGCGACAGAAGTTATTCTATCTTTATATGGTTCAAACTCAACTGGAAAAGGTTTAGCAAAGAAACCTTCATTAAAAACAATTTGATCTTCAGAGTACTTACTTTGGAATTGGTCAAAAGCGATGCCATTTTTATATGCAAAGATAAAGACGCGTCGTCGTCTTTGAGCAAAGCCATAATCAGCAGCATTTATAACTCGCCATTCAACGGTGTAATTTAAATCTCTAAAAGTTGCCAACATAACCGCAAAATCACGTCCGCGCTGTGATGACGGTGATTTTAAAAGACGGTCTACATTTTCTAAAAGAACATACTTAGGTTGTGTATTTTCGATTACTCTCTTAATTTCCCAAAATAAGACTCCTTTTTTACCTTGGAGCCCTTTCTCTCCAGAAAGAGTGCGTGCTACTGAGTAGTCTTGG comes from the Paenisporosarcina antarctica genome and includes:
- the dcm gene encoding DNA (cytosine-5-)-methyltransferase, which encodes MQNSKINVIELFAGVGGFRLGLEKANPDLFKIVWGNQWEPARKAQDAFDCYVEKFNNGIHSNEDITKVSDETFVDLEPNLVVGGFPCQDYSVARTLSGEKGLQGKKGVLFWEIKRVIENTQPKYVLLENVDRLLKSPSSQRGRDFAVMLATFRDLNYTVEWRVINAADYGFAQRRRRVFIFAYKNGIAFDQFQSKYSEDQIVFNEGFFAKPFPVEFEPYKDRITSVALPNDIVSLSDNFSFGFHTAGYMKEGQVFTTQVIPKEEKPVTLRNILIAETEVDEKFYLSEATSEKFSYLRGPKKIERKTADGHVYQFSEGGMSPVDDLDKPGRTMLTSEGSTNRSTHIIEVNGRKRFLTPLECERLNGFDDNWTSSMSDRMRYFCMGNALVVGLIERLGLRIEEIEKTNILTDVQLKLALQS
- a CDS encoding Sau3AI family type II restriction endonuclease, with product MLYKTEAELLYKAKEAEGKTFGEIDRTGRVENEKSKGHLGQIIEESFFGYEVNSKSEADFAELGIELKVTPLKLNKNKTISAKERLVLNIINYQKEVLTTFETSSFWTKNQKILLMFYQWIPEVHRSEYQVLKSHLLTFSEEDLQIIKNDWLFITSKIKAGKAHNLSEADTIYLGACTKGKNKDSLRTQPFSPIYAMQRAYSLKASFMSGVARQILSNKDMVSITNSQELQSKTLEEILHDRFLPYIGKPLTQIAYENGISINNSKSFVPNFISALLGIKGTKLDDIEEFSKANIQFKTIRLEPNGVPREHMSFKNMNFMEWVTEEWDVSWLKNHFEQTKFLFVIFEFRETERENKNRELFFIGIKLWNMPIQEIESQLMEFYQNLQLQLLFGVQINMISKGNTVVARNNLPSPGSNGLCHIRPKGRNGQDKTPLPDGQMIAKQAFWLDKDYVANIIN